A portion of the Leptospira inadai serovar Lyme str. 10 genome contains these proteins:
- a CDS encoding exonuclease, whose protein sequence is MSSTAELLKIVTVGLDLPYLNLFSKDSFKKGDRPYYDPEAEHLLIVASDFSNLEGLKAGKIPYIANTEGLDRKVKENILNLVKDRLIAVVPRISFNTDSRELGQTVHIIALDRASRFDPLSIKTLFIEIMRRSAWAIRNYEILRQTEREVKLPILFQSFAENKPPTEGGKVEDALDSCLRKVHEMGLCSPLMLRDSKIIIRNLIYEDGFLALTKNAGYVYIPEQNVDEAYQIIAELYSSKAIRTIVDLNPQVALELVSFREEVLQEETRLSSGNLSSIYKKIYAAEFPKLEGMLPKDTPINDFFRVGAFVTKKSLAYEEYESDANEKANITKIKSLIKSGKKPLDKFLTFSLGADIPYDSPLIENAEEDDSILSYVYYGDEFPELCICRSDDATIREVIIALSERYSFENPTSYRFILLLNKYKKKLLSVLSDSDAQSSFCSIAFSCLAKNFPWYVRFAYFIGFRGAMLSSILRELGNIQHKQLNERLRFTERLSAIKTDLRRELVEEVRNMIYNNEQYPEGI, encoded by the coding sequence ATGAGCTCAACTGCAGAACTCCTCAAAATCGTGACCGTCGGTCTTGATTTACCGTATTTAAACCTTTTTTCGAAAGACAGTTTCAAAAAAGGTGATAGACCCTACTACGATCCGGAAGCCGAGCATTTATTGATAGTTGCCAGCGACTTTTCGAATCTCGAAGGATTGAAGGCGGGCAAAATTCCCTATATCGCAAATACGGAGGGGCTGGATAGGAAAGTTAAGGAAAACATTTTAAATCTAGTAAAAGACCGCTTAATCGCAGTGGTCCCTAGAATCAGCTTCAATACGGATTCCAGAGAGTTGGGACAGACTGTTCATATAATCGCTCTTGATCGTGCCAGTCGTTTCGATCCGCTTTCTATCAAAACTCTCTTTATAGAGATAATGAGACGATCCGCGTGGGCGATTCGTAACTATGAAATTCTCAGGCAAACCGAAAGGGAGGTCAAGCTTCCGATTCTATTCCAAAGTTTCGCGGAAAATAAGCCTCCCACGGAAGGCGGGAAGGTCGAAGACGCTTTGGATTCCTGCTTACGGAAGGTTCACGAGATGGGGCTTTGTAGTCCGTTGATGCTCAGAGATTCGAAGATCATCATAAGAAATCTAATCTATGAGGACGGATTTTTAGCTCTCACAAAGAATGCGGGTTACGTATACATTCCGGAGCAAAACGTCGATGAAGCTTATCAAATAATAGCGGAACTGTATTCCAGCAAAGCTATCAGAACCATCGTCGATCTCAACCCTCAGGTAGCTTTAGAGTTAGTTTCCTTTCGTGAGGAAGTATTGCAGGAAGAAACTAGATTGAGTTCCGGTAATCTTTCCTCCATATACAAGAAAATATACGCCGCAGAATTTCCTAAGTTGGAGGGAATGCTTCCGAAAGACACTCCTATAAATGATTTCTTCCGAGTAGGTGCATTCGTCACAAAAAAATCCCTGGCTTACGAAGAATACGAAAGTGACGCAAACGAAAAGGCGAATATTACCAAAATAAAATCCTTAATAAAGAGCGGGAAGAAACCGCTGGATAAATTTTTAACCTTCTCTCTAGGCGCCGATATTCCGTACGACTCTCCTCTCATCGAGAATGCCGAAGAGGATGACAGTATCCTTAGTTACGTTTATTATGGAGACGAATTTCCGGAACTCTGCATATGTCGCTCGGATGATGCCACTATCAGAGAAGTCATTATAGCTTTATCGGAACGCTATTCGTTCGAAAATCCGACCAGCTATCGCTTCATCTTATTGCTCAATAAATATAAGAAAAAATTGCTTTCGGTTTTATCCGATTCGGATGCTCAGTCGTCGTTTTGCAGCATCGCGTTTTCATGCCTCGCGAAAAATTTCCCTTGGTACGTGAGATTTGCCTATTTTATCGGCTTCCGAGGCGCGATGCTTTCAAGTATATTAAGAGAATTAGGAAACATTCAGCATAAACAATTGAATGAAAGACTTAGATTCACGGAAAGACTGAGCGCCATAAAAACCGACTTGAGACGGGAATTGGTCGAGGAAGTTCGCAATATGATTTATAATAACGAACAGTATCCCGAAGGAATCTAG
- a CDS encoding patatin-like phospholipase family protein, whose product MPIKKIKTPPNWFASVFQANPELFPDWTESELRAFASAFEILKIPSGKAVVDPRKNSLKLYFVIEGVCEEFSLRDSSSTREIGPGAYLGEASFFHWEEGVLGVRTKTDSIVAAIARQEWNRLEKKFPHRLGLLASRIISRRFFRLAIVRPSQKEILDFLSSLEILFHFDRNKVSKLQSHLEWLYVPGGERLIRQGDPGNSLYIIVSGRFRFVTEDGNGKRISEGEFGKGDIIGEMSLLTGEPRSASVYALRSGQVIRISRDGFRKFISRSPEGLFHITETIARRLNEKNRGGIKVGRKVHTIALVPLTKGFPLREFSKELSKSLKPFGSSLTVSKDKFEKFIQQQRSKKNRGENFGISEILSWFNGLEREYDKIFFEVEHEDSLWVEACLRQADRILILVEPGSLLEEGRHAWKVLQGGGLHETLRETVFYVEDGYSSWHVFEDLFKKLPGQRHIVRKNKAGEFDRVARRMEGKAVGIALAGGGAKGFAHLGFLHSIRDQGIPVDLIGGTSAGSIMAGLFAMGYDFPEILRLIKEVWIDSKLTRDYTIPFVSLLNGSRYSKAIKDFFGDRKIETLWIPFLAVACNLTKSEPKIFDQGELWKAIRASTSIPGIFPPFYDEGSLYVDGGLWDNLPGLLLREKGADILISVDLGTGSQPAKDQAYGSLVEGRFPGAAPSAWKLIVNNLLPREQRLDFPHIGEIFMRSMLISSRNSLKKTRESSDIFVELPARDFSTFDWNEYLRLYELGYESSHSKAKEWAKIIQDKIYSK is encoded by the coding sequence GTGCCCATAAAGAAAATTAAAACGCCCCCAAATTGGTTCGCCTCCGTTTTTCAAGCCAATCCTGAATTATTTCCGGATTGGACAGAGTCGGAATTGCGCGCTTTTGCCTCCGCGTTTGAGATTCTGAAAATTCCTTCCGGAAAAGCGGTCGTAGATCCGCGCAAGAATTCTTTAAAACTATATTTCGTTATCGAAGGAGTGTGCGAGGAATTCTCCTTACGCGACTCTTCTTCTACAAGAGAAATCGGCCCGGGCGCTTATCTCGGGGAAGCGAGCTTTTTCCATTGGGAAGAGGGTGTTTTAGGTGTTCGTACAAAAACCGATTCTATAGTAGCGGCAATAGCGAGACAGGAGTGGAATCGTCTGGAAAAAAAATTTCCTCATCGGCTGGGGCTACTCGCTAGTCGGATAATAAGTCGGCGGTTCTTTCGCTTAGCGATCGTTCGCCCTAGCCAAAAGGAAATTTTGGATTTTCTTTCCAGCCTTGAAATACTATTTCATTTCGATCGTAACAAAGTATCCAAACTGCAATCCCATTTGGAATGGTTGTATGTTCCCGGAGGAGAGAGGCTGATTCGTCAGGGAGATCCGGGAAATTCTTTATATATAATCGTTTCCGGGCGTTTCCGATTTGTGACGGAGGATGGGAACGGTAAAAGAATCAGCGAAGGAGAATTCGGAAAAGGGGATATCATCGGAGAGATGTCGTTGTTGACCGGAGAGCCTAGATCCGCTTCGGTTTATGCTCTCCGCTCCGGACAAGTTATTCGAATATCCCGGGACGGCTTTCGAAAATTCATATCCCGATCTCCGGAAGGTTTATTTCACATAACCGAAACGATTGCGCGACGTCTGAACGAGAAAAATCGAGGAGGGATAAAGGTCGGGCGAAAAGTCCATACGATCGCACTTGTTCCGCTCACTAAAGGTTTTCCTCTCAGGGAATTTTCTAAGGAATTATCCAAAAGTTTAAAACCCTTCGGCAGTTCGCTCACTGTGAGTAAGGATAAATTCGAAAAATTCATTCAGCAACAAAGATCGAAAAAAAATCGCGGAGAAAATTTCGGAATTTCCGAAATCCTTTCGTGGTTTAACGGACTCGAAAGGGAATATGATAAGATCTTTTTCGAAGTCGAACACGAAGATTCGCTTTGGGTAGAAGCCTGTCTTAGGCAAGCGGATCGGATTCTTATCCTGGTCGAACCGGGAAGTCTTTTGGAGGAAGGCCGTCATGCTTGGAAGGTGCTTCAGGGAGGAGGACTTCACGAGACTCTACGCGAAACGGTCTTTTATGTCGAGGACGGTTATTCCAGTTGGCACGTTTTCGAGGACTTATTCAAAAAACTTCCCGGCCAAAGGCATATAGTAAGGAAAAATAAGGCTGGGGAATTTGATCGCGTCGCCAGGCGTATGGAAGGAAAAGCGGTCGGGATTGCGTTGGCCGGCGGCGGTGCGAAAGGTTTTGCACATTTAGGTTTTTTGCATAGTATTCGCGATCAAGGAATTCCGGTGGATCTTATCGGCGGAACGAGCGCCGGTTCGATTATGGCCGGCTTATTTGCCATGGGATACGATTTTCCGGAAATACTTCGTTTAATAAAGGAAGTTTGGATCGATTCCAAGTTAACAAGGGACTATACGATTCCTTTCGTTTCGCTCTTAAATGGTTCGCGTTATTCGAAAGCGATTAAGGATTTTTTCGGCGATAGAAAGATCGAAACGTTATGGATTCCTTTCTTAGCCGTTGCTTGTAATTTAACGAAGTCCGAACCGAAAATCTTCGATCAAGGGGAACTCTGGAAGGCGATACGGGCTAGCACCTCTATTCCGGGTATTTTTCCTCCGTTTTACGACGAGGGATCGCTCTATGTGGATGGAGGTTTATGGGATAATCTCCCCGGACTCTTATTAAGGGAAAAAGGGGCGGATATATTGATATCGGTAGATTTGGGAACGGGTTCTCAGCCTGCAAAAGATCAGGCTTACGGTTCGCTAGTGGAGGGACGTTTTCCGGGTGCAGCTCCTTCCGCCTGGAAACTCATTGTGAACAATTTATTGCCTCGGGAACAAAGGTTGGATTTTCCGCATATTGGAGAGATCTTTATGCGCTCGATGCTGATTTCCAGCCGAAATTCCCTGAAAAAGACCAGGGAATCCTCGGACATCTTCGTTGAACTTCCTGCTCGGGATTTTTCAACTTTCGATTGGAATGAATATTTACGATTGTACGAACTCGGTTACGAGTCTTCCCATTCGAAAGCGAAAGAATGGGCAAAAATCATTCAGGATAAGATCTATTCGAAATAA